The Oncorhynchus mykiss isolate Arlee chromosome 30, USDA_OmykA_1.1, whole genome shotgun sequence genome includes a window with the following:
- the LOC110521589 gene encoding F-box-like/WD repeat-containing protein TBL1XR1 isoform X2: MSISSDEVNFLVYRYLQESGFSHSAFTFGIESHISQSNINGALVPPAALISIIQKGLQYVEAEVSINEDGTLFDGRPIESLSLIDAVMPDVVQTRQQAYRDKLAQQQAAQAPPATTTNLTANAKNGENTANGEENGAHTLANNHVDMMEVDGDVEIPQNKAMVLRGHESEVFICAWNPVSDLLASGSGDSTARIWNLSENSTSSSTQLVLRHCIREGGQDVPSNKDVTSLDWNSEGTLLATGSYDGFARIWTKDGNLASTLGQHKGPIFALKWNKKGNFILSAGVDKTTIIWDAHTGEAKQQFPFHSAPALDVDWQSNNTFASCSTDMCIHVCKLGQDRPIKTFQGHTNEVNAIKWDPTGNLLASCSDDMTLKIWSMKQDTCVHDLQAHSKEIYTIKWSPTGPGTNNPNANLMLASASFDSTVRLWDVDRGICIHTLTKHQEPVYSVAFSPDGRHLASGSFDKCVHIWNTQTGALVHSYRGTGGIFEVCWNAAGDKVGASASDGSVCVLDLRK; the protein is encoded by the exons ATGAGCATAAGCAGTGATGAGGTCAACTTTCTTGTGTACAGATACCTACAGGAGTCAG GATTTTCCCACTCAGCCTTCACGTTTGGCATAGAGAGCCACATCAGCCAGTCCAACATCAATGGAGCCCTGGTGCCCCCTGCTGCCCTCATCTCCATCATACAGAAGGGCCTGCAGTACGTGGAGGCCGAAGTCAGCATTAATGAG GACGGCACGCTGTTCGACGGACGGCCGATCGAGTCCCTGTCGCTCATCGACGCGGTAATGCCGGATGTGGTGCAGACACGGCAGCAGGCCTACCGAGACAAGCTGGCCCAGCAGCAGGCAGCCCAGGCCCCCCCGGCCACCACCACCAACTTGACGGCCAATGCCAAGAACGGAGAGAACACGGCCAACGGCGAGGAGAACGGAGCTCACACCTTAGCTA ACAACCACGTCGACATGATGGAGGTGGATGGGGATGTGGAGATTCCCCAGAACAAAGCCATGGTGCTCCGAGGTCACGAGTCAGAGGTGTTCATCTGCGCCTGGAACCCTGTCTCCGACCTGCTTGCCTCCGG GTCTGGGGACTCGACAGCACGGATCTGGAACCTGAGTGAGAACAGCACCAGCAGCTCCACACAGCTTGTACTGAGGCACTGCATACGGGAGGGAGGTCAGGACGTCCCCAGCAACAAAGACGTCACATCATTAGACTGGAAC AGTGAGGGTACGTTACTAGCAACCGGCTCATATGATGGATTTGCCAGGATATGGACAAAGGATG GTAATCTTGCAAGTACCCTGGGTCAACACAAAGGTCCCATTTTTGCATTAAAATGGAACAAAAAAGGAAACTTTATTCTTAGTGCCGGAGTAGATAAG ACTACAATCATATGGGATGCTCACACAGGAGAAGCAAAGCAGCAGTTCCCGTTCCATTCAG CACCTGCTCTGGATGTGGACTGGCAGAGCAACAACACGTTTGCCTCCTGCAGTACAGACATGTGCATCCACGTGTGTAAGCTTGGCCAAGACAGGCCTATCAAGACATTCCAAGGACACACA AATGAAGTGAATGCAATCAAATGGGATCCAACCGGTAACCTGCTAGCCTCTTGCTCAGATGACATGACGCTGAAG ATCTGGAGTATGAAACAGGACACATGCGTTCATGATCTGCAAGCTCACAGCAAAGAGATCTACACTATCAAATGGAGCCCCACCGGTCCTGGAACCAACAACCCCAATGCCAATCTGATGCTTGCCAG CGCGTCCTTTGATTCGACGGTGCGGCTGTGGGATGTGGACCGAGGCATCTGCATCCACACGTTAACCAAACACCAGGAGCCTGTCTACAGTGTGGCCTTCAGCCCAGACGGCAGGCATCTGGCCAGCGGCTCCTTCGACAAGTGTGTTCACATCTGGAACACGCAG ACTGGGGCTTTAGTCCATAGttacagggggacaggggggatCTTTGAAGTTTGCTGGAATGCAGCAGGTGACAAAGTGGGAGCAAGTGCATCAGATGGATCT GTTTGTGTATTAGATCTGCGGAAATAA
- the LOC110521589 gene encoding F-box-like/WD repeat-containing protein TBL1XR1 isoform X1, whose translation MSISSDEVNFLVYRYLQESGFSHSAFTFGIESHISQSNINGALVPPAALISIIQKGLQYVEAEVSINEDGTLFDGRPIESLSLIDAVMPDVVQTRQQAYRDKLAQQQAAQAPPATTTNLTANAKNGENTANGEENGAHTLANLAHADEVLSVCHTDNHVDMMEVDGDVEIPQNKAMVLRGHESEVFICAWNPVSDLLASGSGDSTARIWNLSENSTSSSTQLVLRHCIREGGQDVPSNKDVTSLDWNSEGTLLATGSYDGFARIWTKDGNLASTLGQHKGPIFALKWNKKGNFILSAGVDKTTIIWDAHTGEAKQQFPFHSAPALDVDWQSNNTFASCSTDMCIHVCKLGQDRPIKTFQGHTNEVNAIKWDPTGNLLASCSDDMTLKIWSMKQDTCVHDLQAHSKEIYTIKWSPTGPGTNNPNANLMLASASFDSTVRLWDVDRGICIHTLTKHQEPVYSVAFSPDGRHLASGSFDKCVHIWNTQTGALVHSYRGTGGIFEVCWNAAGDKVGASASDGSVCVLDLRK comes from the exons ATGAGCATAAGCAGTGATGAGGTCAACTTTCTTGTGTACAGATACCTACAGGAGTCAG GATTTTCCCACTCAGCCTTCACGTTTGGCATAGAGAGCCACATCAGCCAGTCCAACATCAATGGAGCCCTGGTGCCCCCTGCTGCCCTCATCTCCATCATACAGAAGGGCCTGCAGTACGTGGAGGCCGAAGTCAGCATTAATGAG GACGGCACGCTGTTCGACGGACGGCCGATCGAGTCCCTGTCGCTCATCGACGCGGTAATGCCGGATGTGGTGCAGACACGGCAGCAGGCCTACCGAGACAAGCTGGCCCAGCAGCAGGCAGCCCAGGCCCCCCCGGCCACCACCACCAACTTGACGGCCAATGCCAAGAACGGAGAGAACACGGCCAACGGCGAGGAGAACGGAGCTCACACCTTAGCTA ATCTTGCACATGCTGATGAGGTGCTCTCTGTGTGCCATACAGACAACCACGTCGACATGATGGAGGTGGATGGGGATGTGGAGATTCCCCAGAACAAAGCCATGGTGCTCCGAGGTCACGAGTCAGAGGTGTTCATCTGCGCCTGGAACCCTGTCTCCGACCTGCTTGCCTCCGG GTCTGGGGACTCGACAGCACGGATCTGGAACCTGAGTGAGAACAGCACCAGCAGCTCCACACAGCTTGTACTGAGGCACTGCATACGGGAGGGAGGTCAGGACGTCCCCAGCAACAAAGACGTCACATCATTAGACTGGAAC AGTGAGGGTACGTTACTAGCAACCGGCTCATATGATGGATTTGCCAGGATATGGACAAAGGATG GTAATCTTGCAAGTACCCTGGGTCAACACAAAGGTCCCATTTTTGCATTAAAATGGAACAAAAAAGGAAACTTTATTCTTAGTGCCGGAGTAGATAAG ACTACAATCATATGGGATGCTCACACAGGAGAAGCAAAGCAGCAGTTCCCGTTCCATTCAG CACCTGCTCTGGATGTGGACTGGCAGAGCAACAACACGTTTGCCTCCTGCAGTACAGACATGTGCATCCACGTGTGTAAGCTTGGCCAAGACAGGCCTATCAAGACATTCCAAGGACACACA AATGAAGTGAATGCAATCAAATGGGATCCAACCGGTAACCTGCTAGCCTCTTGCTCAGATGACATGACGCTGAAG ATCTGGAGTATGAAACAGGACACATGCGTTCATGATCTGCAAGCTCACAGCAAAGAGATCTACACTATCAAATGGAGCCCCACCGGTCCTGGAACCAACAACCCCAATGCCAATCTGATGCTTGCCAG CGCGTCCTTTGATTCGACGGTGCGGCTGTGGGATGTGGACCGAGGCATCTGCATCCACACGTTAACCAAACACCAGGAGCCTGTCTACAGTGTGGCCTTCAGCCCAGACGGCAGGCATCTGGCCAGCGGCTCCTTCGACAAGTGTGTTCACATCTGGAACACGCAG ACTGGGGCTTTAGTCCATAGttacagggggacaggggggatCTTTGAAGTTTGCTGGAATGCAGCAGGTGACAAAGTGGGAGCAAGTGCATCAGATGGATCT GTTTGTGTATTAGATCTGCGGAAATAA